A single window of Fodinicurvata sp. EGI_FJ10296 DNA harbors:
- a CDS encoding precorrin-8X methylmutase — MQPTLTFDYEKDGAAIYRQSFATIRAEADLSALPDDIKPVAVRIIHGCGMVEVARHIRHSARLGAAARAALRGGAPILCDSQMVAHGVTHSRLPARNDVICTLHDPGVPELAQQLGTTRTAAAMDLWGERLGGAVVAIGNAPTALFRLMEMIAAGAPKPAAILGLPVGFVGAAESKDALIAHHRDLGVEYLTVTGRQGGSAMTASALNALASDAE; from the coding sequence ATGCAACCGACCCTGACCTTCGATTACGAGAAGGACGGCGCGGCGATCTATCGGCAATCCTTTGCCACGATCCGCGCCGAAGCCGATCTTTCCGCCCTGCCCGACGACATCAAGCCGGTCGCCGTGCGCATCATTCATGGCTGCGGCATGGTGGAGGTCGCCCGGCACATCCGCCACTCTGCCCGGCTTGGCGCGGCGGCCCGCGCGGCGCTGCGCGGTGGTGCGCCGATCCTGTGCGACAGCCAGATGGTCGCCCACGGCGTCACCCATTCCCGCCTTCCGGCAAGGAACGACGTGATCTGCACCCTGCATGATCCGGGCGTGCCGGAACTGGCGCAGCAACTGGGCACGACCCGGACAGCGGCGGCGATGGATCTGTGGGGCGAGCGTCTGGGCGGCGCGGTCGTGGCGATCGGCAACGCGCCGACGGCGCTGTTCCGGCTGATGGAGATGATCGCCGCCGGCGCGCCAAAGCCCGCCGCGATCCTGGGACTGCCCGTCGGCTTCGTCGGCGCGGCGGAGAGCAAGGACGCCCTGATCGCGCATCATCGCGACCTCGGCGTGGAATATCTGACAGTAACCGGTCGGCAGGGCGGCAGCGCCATGACGGCCTCGGCCCTTAATGCCCTGGCGAGTGACGCTGAATGA